A DNA window from Luteolibacter luteus contains the following coding sequences:
- the accB gene encoding acetyl-CoA carboxylase biotin carboxyl carrier protein: MDLKEIRKIVELMNEHGLTVFDMSKEGFHLKLRKGPDVDALRGLIGSFPAAPAYAPAAAPAAAPAAAAAPAAPAQEGEAITSPMVGTFYRKPSPDSPSFVNVGDAVSEGQTLCIIEAMKVMNEIKAEKSGVITAVLADDGNPVQFGDVLFRIK; the protein is encoded by the coding sequence GTGGACCTCAAGGAAATCCGCAAGATCGTCGAGCTCATGAACGAGCATGGCCTTACCGTCTTCGACATGTCGAAGGAGGGCTTCCACCTGAAGCTCCGCAAAGGCCCCGATGTGGATGCCTTGCGCGGCCTGATTGGCTCCTTCCCGGCGGCTCCTGCCTACGCCCCGGCTGCCGCGCCCGCGGCGGCTCCTGCTGCCGCAGCTGCGCCTGCCGCCCCTGCCCAGGAAGGTGAAGCGATCACCTCCCCGATGGTCGGCACCTTCTACCGCAAGCCTTCTCCGGATTCGCCTTCTTTCGTGAACGTCGGTGACGCCGTCAGCGAAGGCCAGACCCTCTGCATCATCGAGGCGATGAAGGTCATGAACGAGATCAAGGCCGAGAAGTCCGGCGTGATCACGGCGGTGCTTGCCGATGACGGCAATCCGGTCCAGTTCGGCGACGTCCTTTTCCGCATCAAGTGA
- the trmB gene encoding tRNA (guanosine(46)-N7)-methyltransferase TrmB, producing MKGGLPLARWACAGRLPATGKGQKSARVLLATRQGDGLQSGAMEVTRLARVPEAQEFVPEDYFRRLEKHELVREGRPLEIDLGCGDGRFLLGMAEHYPERDFLGVERLLGRVRKVCKKIGKLGLANARVLRLESRYTAEWLLPKESVSRLHLLCPDPWPKFRHHRRRLIQQEFLQAVWDTLEPGGEFLFKTDHPEYFEWAMEKVEAFGKFERLEWPEDAFFYPKTDFQLLWESEGKSLQGLRLKKSAAQAEA from the coding sequence ATGAAAGGAGGGCTCCCTCTGGCACGGTGGGCCTGCGCGGGTCGCCTCCCGGCCACCGGAAAAGGGCAGAAGTCCGCGCGGGTTTTGCTTGCCACCCGGCAGGGGGACGGGCTGCAAAGCGGGGCGATGGAAGTCACCCGCCTAGCCCGCGTGCCGGAAGCCCAGGAATTCGTGCCCGAAGATTACTTCCGGCGCTTGGAGAAGCACGAGCTCGTGCGCGAGGGCCGTCCGCTGGAAATCGACCTAGGCTGCGGGGACGGCCGCTTCCTGCTCGGAATGGCCGAGCACTATCCGGAGCGCGATTTTTTGGGAGTGGAGCGCCTGCTGGGGCGCGTGCGAAAGGTCTGCAAGAAGATCGGCAAGCTGGGGCTGGCGAATGCCCGGGTGCTCCGGCTGGAAAGCCGCTATACCGCGGAGTGGCTGCTACCGAAGGAGTCGGTCTCCCGTCTGCACCTGCTCTGCCCGGATCCGTGGCCGAAATTCCGGCATCACCGCCGTCGGCTAATCCAGCAGGAATTCCTGCAGGCCGTGTGGGACACTTTGGAACCGGGCGGAGAGTTTCTCTTCAAAACAGACCATCCCGAGTATTTCGAGTGGGCCATGGAGAAGGTGGAGGCCTTCGGGAAATTCGAGCGGCTTGAGTGGCCGGAGGACGCCTTTTTCTATCCGAAGACCGATTTCCAGCTCCTCTGGGAGAGTGAGGGAAAGAGCCTGCAGGGCTTGAGATTGAAGAAGTCAGCGGCTCAGGCGGAGGCTTGA
- a CDS encoding ComEC/Rec2 family competence protein encodes MRAKLRRTVERHPLLWIAAAAAAAVMVADGCFVTGAVTFFAVIALLLAAGLRWVVISALALALAAGSLHSARVAPQKAARAAISGTKVRTVEATGRVATAPKVSGGGWTALVDVVGPDPKGKVWWWGRGLPPLRGETIRATGDFLPIPERRNPGTFDVANWLHREGVWGVFDERGQRSSVSPAPWLDQKGEALREDFRLAVTSGLDEASREAAVIRAMVLGDSPTDDEALVEAYRASGTLHVFSVSGMHVAMIGVIGWFALKWLRVPRRAAIVVIILGMFAYAWITGMKPPAVRSVTMGAVLLGAFFIRRRPDLLNTLGFALMLAVLANGHLIFQAGVQLSFGVVFVMGIATTWATRPFAWISWREPYLPLQLYTKWQDRWLRIRQQIATAFGASTAASVGSVPLTLWHFGFLSPISILASTLIGIFVLALMALALLALFLSPIAPSAQRWVNKGNGYVAAGCTGIARFFASVPGGNHTFARDRPGENFLVVYDPGYGNGAALLHEGGSTVLFDTGSANGFEHMLLPSLRHFSVKPQHLVLSHPDGGHIGGAAGAIDAFPIRQILAPVTKARSKLYRDLIGKAEQRGIPVVLGDPQGHYKVSEATWLEVIHEPDAASQNMMADERVMVCRLHWRGWRILFMGDAGWSIERAMLESGRDLSADVIVAGRHRNDSSMGDAFLEAVKPRAIIASHADFPYAERIPPGFVSDCESRGIRLFHQGQTGAVTGVPREDGSLELRGFLDGSSLRLSR; translated from the coding sequence ATGCGCGCCAAGCTCCGCCGCACGGTGGAGCGCCATCCCCTCCTCTGGATAGCCGCCGCAGCGGCTGCGGCGGTGATGGTGGCGGACGGCTGTTTCGTGACAGGAGCGGTCACCTTTTTTGCGGTGATCGCCCTGCTGCTGGCCGCCGGCCTGCGGTGGGTGGTGATATCCGCCCTCGCCTTGGCCTTGGCGGCCGGTTCGCTCCATAGTGCCCGCGTCGCCCCGCAAAAGGCCGCCCGCGCCGCGATATCCGGGACGAAGGTCCGCACTGTCGAGGCCACCGGGCGGGTGGCTACCGCACCGAAGGTTTCCGGGGGTGGTTGGACCGCCCTCGTCGATGTGGTGGGCCCGGATCCGAAAGGCAAAGTTTGGTGGTGGGGTCGCGGCCTGCCCCCTTTGCGAGGGGAGACCATCCGCGCCACCGGCGATTTCCTGCCTATTCCGGAACGACGGAATCCAGGGACTTTCGATGTCGCCAACTGGCTTCACCGTGAGGGTGTGTGGGGCGTCTTTGATGAGCGCGGCCAGCGCAGCAGCGTGAGCCCTGCTCCTTGGCTGGACCAGAAAGGTGAGGCGCTCCGCGAGGATTTCCGGCTCGCCGTCACCTCCGGCCTTGATGAAGCCAGCCGCGAGGCCGCAGTCATCCGGGCCATGGTTTTGGGCGACAGCCCTACGGACGATGAGGCCTTGGTCGAGGCCTACCGGGCCAGCGGCACCCTCCATGTCTTTTCCGTCAGCGGCATGCACGTGGCCATGATCGGGGTGATCGGCTGGTTCGCGCTGAAGTGGCTGCGGGTGCCGCGCCGGGCGGCCATCGTCGTCATCATTCTGGGGATGTTCGCCTACGCGTGGATCACCGGCATGAAGCCGCCGGCAGTCCGCTCCGTGACCATGGGAGCGGTCCTTCTCGGAGCTTTCTTCATCCGCCGTCGCCCCGACCTGCTGAATACCCTCGGATTCGCGCTGATGTTGGCGGTGCTCGCGAATGGCCACCTGATCTTCCAAGCCGGGGTTCAGCTTTCCTTCGGCGTGGTCTTCGTCATGGGCATCGCCACAACTTGGGCGACGCGCCCCTTCGCCTGGATCTCATGGCGGGAGCCCTACCTGCCGCTCCAACTTTATACGAAGTGGCAGGACCGTTGGCTGCGGATCCGCCAGCAGATTGCCACCGCCTTCGGGGCCTCGACCGCTGCCAGTGTCGGCTCGGTTCCCCTGACGCTCTGGCACTTCGGCTTCCTTTCCCCGATTTCGATCCTGGCGAGCACCCTGATCGGAATCTTCGTGCTGGCTCTCATGGCCTTGGCGCTGCTGGCCCTTTTCCTCTCCCCCATCGCGCCTTCTGCCCAGCGGTGGGTAAACAAGGGGAACGGCTATGTTGCCGCGGGTTGCACGGGAATCGCTCGATTCTTTGCTTCGGTTCCGGGTGGCAATCACACCTTCGCCCGCGACCGGCCGGGCGAGAACTTCCTGGTGGTCTATGATCCCGGGTACGGCAACGGCGCGGCCCTGCTCCATGAGGGTGGATCGACGGTGCTTTTCGATACCGGCAGCGCGAATGGCTTCGAGCACATGCTCCTGCCCTCGCTCCGGCATTTTTCGGTGAAGCCGCAGCACTTGGTCCTCAGCCACCCTGATGGCGGCCATATCGGTGGCGCCGCGGGAGCCATCGATGCCTTCCCGATCCGCCAGATTCTGGCACCCGTGACCAAGGCGCGGAGCAAGCTGTATCGCGATCTGATCGGGAAAGCGGAGCAGCGCGGCATCCCCGTGGTGCTCGGAGATCCCCAAGGGCACTACAAGGTCTCGGAAGCCACGTGGCTGGAGGTGATCCATGAGCCCGACGCCGCCAGCCAGAACATGATGGCGGACGAGCGAGTCATGGTCTGCCGCCTGCATTGGCGCGGCTGGCGCATCCTCTTCATGGGCGATGCCGGCTGGAGCATCGAACGCGCGATGCTGGAAAGCGGCCGCGACCTCTCCGCCGATGTCATCGTGGCTGGCCGCCATCGCAATGATTCCAGCATGGGCGATGCCTTCCTCGAGGCGGTGAAACCGCGTGCCATCATCGCGAGCCACGCCGATTTCCCTTACGCCGAGCGCATTCCTCCGGGATTCGTCTCCGACTGCGAGAGCCGTGGGATCCGGCTTTTCCACCAAGGCCAGACAGGTGCTGTCACTGGCGTCCCAAGAGAGGACGGCAGCTTGGAGCTTCGTGGATTTCTCGACGGCTCAAGCCTCCGCCTGAGCCGCTGA
- a CDS encoding tetratricopeptide repeat protein encodes MKWGLYVVMALCVIFAWSKFNKAEEEIQKDEVRLVELKNSGDDEQAAADLETAIESRKNEKTFSGILLAFLTAGLVGIVFVIHVLPAIAQRFTHAVYDSAEMVEKDPMHDARAKVAQGDWEGAIECFKLAAEAEPLNRLPWVEIAKIQLEQLEDPAASVETLRTAIQGQEWEENDAAYLMFRLAEIYNEHMSDKPSAVSVMQQVIEQFPESRHSANARHKLREWGMI; translated from the coding sequence ATGAAGTGGGGTCTGTATGTCGTGATGGCGCTCTGCGTGATCTTCGCCTGGTCGAAGTTCAACAAGGCCGAAGAGGAAATCCAGAAGGATGAAGTCCGCCTGGTGGAGCTGAAGAACAGCGGCGATGACGAACAGGCCGCCGCAGACCTCGAGACCGCCATTGAGAGCCGGAAGAACGAGAAGACCTTCAGCGGCATCCTGCTCGCCTTCCTGACCGCAGGTCTGGTCGGCATCGTTTTCGTCATCCACGTGCTGCCGGCCATTGCCCAGCGCTTTACCCACGCCGTCTACGACAGTGCGGAGATGGTCGAGAAGGACCCGATGCACGACGCCCGTGCCAAGGTCGCCCAAGGCGATTGGGAAGGTGCCATCGAGTGCTTCAAGCTCGCGGCCGAGGCAGAGCCGCTCAACCGCCTGCCGTGGGTGGAAATCGCGAAGATCCAGCTCGAGCAGCTGGAAGATCCCGCCGCCTCGGTGGAGACCCTGCGCACCGCGATCCAAGGCCAGGAGTGGGAAGAGAACGACGCCGCGTATCTCATGTTCCGTCTCGCGGAAATCTACAACGAGCACATGAGCGACAAGCCTTCTGCCGTTTCCGTCATGCAGCAGGTCATCGAGCAGTTCCCGGAAAGCCGCCACTCGGCCAACGCCCGCCACAAGCTCCGCGAGTGGGGCATGATCTAA
- a CDS encoding Calx-beta domain-containing protein translates to MGDRFAVQRIVVAQAWDGILFFNRNTFQQVGRVATTLRVQELVQRENDIVFTSRDGNGKFHIHRMAYPDFSRSDVLKMKITTLPGAHGWITFFGKDFAVTSTGTKHSIVRYSDPARNGKPAIYPLQESTSDGWIECGGKLARWSFDEGKLSTLEFGKAGYTLKPVGMPPGLHGSWPISTGPESIFFNGTSGGDWVHRIAFSEDRQLTLDWPVAEERDEVLRFTAKLEQAAAQPVTFSYETAGGSAISGVDFTSISGSATIAAGQSEVHIDVPLIEDYTIERPESLKLRITALQGALCDNPVTLGRIRGSGARLVEAVEKDNGGLVVGTLDTTTSTTGAVLQFSIGAATVEARQLGFKAFWPVTDAGDGFRYARALPMDSGTMMFCQFDGTSGELLEVFPHAPFKAQAGELTFGIRDGYVRYEFFDGLPLLSHPGIVIPEGPALKEIVVHNERTREALDLTAAWEDPLSTVGTPSLGQTPSGDIVLRISGGEQQPQVYDFTANLKATISGPSRPAGRTMLTPVVITENSAAAVMTFVPGLSFHGETLAASGNRVWTGQKDGRVLESFAFTGGKLSPGPKLTLPAGTKLRPDMFMDGFNENLAIATNGENVFAAAAKGTGKGFTLVSGANTGKPKGKHMVTSFWPTAQVASTNLLATSYGSIGESGPRRVEVNEIKTNKLLATLQSPTHGLFGFSLAISESMLWISSPHEGKVEGYDLTTFTRQITVTSPAPIDRAFFGYSVSAHGPYLVIGEASHFNPGAVWVFSADGTTLIKRLESGANQGRDGFGCQVATRNGRILVGDGLIDGQVGHGPIPDPGGHRRVTLWNSPTSTPVRLVSSFINSTAHDSGYAIALLDDCAVVAANSETAGSVEYYAFPQPGAAEGQANIARSAAGGTSTGVWPAEGAPAPVWSFTQDPAQGIEAKVDLGGVPSDPAAVVIEWSPDLMHWEPVADASGAVLAKMTKVSAAYAEEGILKVRILPEGAGAGFFRLRSKE, encoded by the coding sequence GTGGGCGATCGTTTCGCGGTACAAAGGATTGTGGTCGCCCAGGCTTGGGACGGAATCCTCTTCTTCAACCGCAATACCTTCCAACAGGTCGGGCGGGTCGCCACCACGCTTCGCGTCCAGGAGCTTGTCCAAAGGGAGAATGACATCGTCTTCACCTCCCGCGATGGCAACGGAAAGTTCCACATCCACCGCATGGCTTATCCGGACTTCAGCCGCAGCGATGTCTTGAAGATGAAGATCACCACCCTGCCGGGGGCCCACGGCTGGATCACGTTCTTCGGCAAGGATTTTGCCGTAACGAGCACCGGAACAAAACACTCCATCGTCCGCTATTCCGATCCGGCGAGAAACGGGAAACCCGCCATCTATCCCCTGCAGGAGAGCACCTCTGACGGGTGGATCGAATGCGGAGGAAAGCTCGCCCGCTGGAGCTTCGACGAAGGCAAACTTTCGACGCTCGAATTCGGCAAGGCGGGCTACACCCTGAAGCCGGTGGGAATGCCCCCGGGCCTCCACGGCAGCTGGCCCATCAGCACGGGACCGGAGAGCATCTTTTTCAACGGCACCTCGGGCGGCGACTGGGTCCACCGGATCGCCTTCTCCGAAGACAGGCAGTTAACGCTCGATTGGCCCGTCGCGGAAGAACGGGACGAGGTGCTCCGCTTCACGGCCAAGTTAGAACAAGCCGCAGCCCAGCCGGTGACCTTCAGCTATGAAACGGCCGGTGGAAGCGCCATCTCCGGGGTGGACTTCACCTCGATCTCCGGGTCCGCGACCATCGCGGCGGGACAAAGCGAGGTGCACATCGATGTACCCTTGATCGAAGACTATACGATCGAGCGCCCGGAATCCCTGAAACTGCGCATCACGGCGCTCCAAGGCGCGCTTTGCGATAATCCGGTCACCTTGGGACGCATCCGCGGCTCCGGGGCACGCCTGGTGGAAGCAGTGGAAAAGGACAACGGCGGCCTCGTGGTCGGCACCTTGGACACCACAACCAGCACCACCGGGGCGGTGCTGCAATTCTCCATCGGCGCGGCAACGGTCGAAGCACGACAGCTCGGCTTCAAAGCCTTCTGGCCCGTCACGGATGCCGGCGATGGCTTCCGCTATGCCCGGGCTCTCCCCATGGACAGTGGCACCATGATGTTCTGCCAATTCGACGGCACGAGCGGCGAGCTGCTCGAGGTTTTTCCCCATGCGCCCTTCAAGGCCCAAGCAGGAGAGCTGACATTCGGGATACGGGACGGCTACGTTCGTTATGAATTCTTCGACGGCCTTCCGTTGCTTTCACACCCGGGCATCGTCATCCCGGAGGGACCGGCCCTGAAGGAAATTGTGGTCCATAACGAGCGCACCCGCGAGGCACTGGATCTCACCGCTGCGTGGGAAGACCCGCTCTCCACCGTCGGCACGCCCTCCCTCGGGCAAACCCCGTCCGGCGATATCGTGCTGCGCATCTCGGGAGGGGAACAGCAGCCTCAGGTTTATGACTTCACGGCAAACCTGAAAGCCACCATCAGCGGCCCCTCCCGGCCCGCGGGCCGCACCATGCTGACACCGGTGGTGATCACGGAAAACAGCGCCGCAGCCGTCATGACCTTCGTGCCCGGCCTGTCCTTCCATGGCGAGACGCTGGCCGCGAGCGGTAACCGCGTGTGGACGGGGCAGAAAGATGGAAGGGTTCTGGAATCCTTCGCCTTCACCGGCGGAAAACTGAGCCCGGGCCCGAAGCTCACCCTGCCTGCCGGTACCAAGCTCCGGCCGGACATGTTCATGGATGGCTTCAATGAGAACCTGGCCATCGCGACAAACGGCGAGAACGTCTTCGCCGCAGCGGCAAAGGGAACCGGAAAGGGCTTCACGCTCGTGAGCGGCGCCAATACCGGCAAACCGAAAGGGAAGCACATGGTCACAAGCTTCTGGCCGACCGCACAAGTGGCGTCCACGAATCTTCTGGCGACCTCCTACGGCAGTATCGGCGAATCCGGACCGCGCCGGGTGGAAGTTAACGAAATAAAGACCAACAAGCTCCTCGCAACGCTCCAGTCACCGACCCACGGACTCTTCGGCTTCTCGCTGGCGATCTCCGAGAGCATGCTCTGGATCTCCTCTCCCCATGAGGGTAAGGTGGAGGGCTATGATCTGACGACCTTCACACGCCAGATCACGGTCACCAGCCCCGCGCCGATCGATCGTGCGTTCTTCGGCTATTCGGTCTCGGCCCATGGCCCTTATCTCGTGATTGGCGAAGCATCCCATTTCAATCCGGGAGCGGTCTGGGTGTTCTCGGCAGACGGCACGACTCTCATCAAGCGTCTCGAATCCGGAGCGAACCAAGGAAGAGATGGATTCGGCTGCCAAGTGGCCACACGCAACGGGCGCATCCTTGTCGGCGATGGACTGATCGACGGTCAGGTCGGACACGGCCCCATCCCCGATCCAGGCGGCCACCGCCGGGTCACGCTCTGGAATTCCCCCACCTCAACCCCGGTCCGCCTGGTCTCCTCCTTCATCAACAGCACCGCCCACGACAGCGGCTATGCGATCGCCCTGCTGGATGATTGCGCGGTCGTCGCAGCCAACTCCGAGACCGCGGGTAGCGTGGAATACTACGCCTTCCCGCAGCCAGGTGCGGCGGAAGGACAGGCCAACATCGCAAGGTCTGCTGCCGGAGGCACAAGCACAGGGGTATGGCCGGCAGAAGGAGCACCGGCACCCGTATGGTCTTTCACGCAGGATCCGGCACAGGGCATCGAAGCCAAGGTCGATCTCGGTGGAGTGCCATCGGATCCGGCAGCAGTGGTCATCGAGTGGTCGCCGGATTTGATGCACTGGGAACCCGTCGCAGATGCGAGCGGCGCAGTGCTCGCGAAGATGACGAAGGTCAGCGCGGCATATGCGGAAGAGGGGATCCTGAAGGTGAGGATTCTTCCGGAAGGCGCAGGGGCCGGGTTCTTCCGCCTCAGGTCGAAGGAGTGA
- a CDS encoding sulfatase family protein, whose protein sequence is MKALVLFACLLASVAGSSQAEEKPSRPNILVILADDCTHSDLSFHGGENAKTPNLDAFAKQGTVFERAYVSMAMCAPCRSEFYSGRLPIRNGCAWNQAASRPGTRSMPHYLGELGYRVGLAGKTHIKPATVYPFEEVSGFDENCVREPTLPHSLDGVKRFISRDAAQPFCLVVALTEPHVPWVMGDAGAYPPRSIKLPPNLADTPRTRQDFGRYLAEITYMDGQVGEILKALEDAKLDSNTLVVFSSEQGAQFPGNKWTNYDTGLHTSIVARWPGVVPAGRRTPALVQYADVLPTFIELAGGKPDAAVFDGSSFASVLRGASDKHREFTYGMHNNYPEGPPYPIRSISDGEWRYIRNLTPERTYIEKHLMGRTEHNPYWGSWVFTATENPRHLHLVERFLHRPSEELYHTSEDRFEMKNLAADPAHAEIKARLAKELDRHLADQLDPGVPLDTPAASEAANKLSPLYPGKP, encoded by the coding sequence ATGAAAGCTCTTGTCCTGTTCGCCTGCCTGCTGGCCTCCGTGGCCGGTTCATCGCAGGCCGAAGAAAAGCCCTCCCGTCCGAACATCCTCGTCATCCTCGCCGACGATTGCACCCACAGCGATCTCTCCTTCCACGGCGGTGAGAATGCGAAGACGCCGAACCTCGATGCCTTCGCCAAGCAAGGCACCGTCTTCGAGCGCGCCTATGTCAGCATGGCGATGTGCGCGCCCTGCCGATCCGAATTCTACAGCGGCCGCCTGCCGATCCGGAATGGCTGTGCATGGAACCAAGCGGCCTCCCGGCCCGGCACCCGCAGCATGCCGCACTATCTGGGCGAGCTCGGCTATCGCGTCGGTCTTGCGGGAAAGACGCATATCAAGCCCGCCACGGTGTATCCCTTCGAAGAGGTTTCCGGCTTCGATGAGAACTGCGTGCGCGAGCCCACGCTGCCCCACTCGCTGGATGGGGTGAAGAGATTCATCAGCCGCGATGCCGCGCAGCCCTTTTGCCTGGTGGTCGCTCTAACAGAGCCGCACGTGCCTTGGGTGATGGGCGATGCCGGTGCTTACCCTCCGCGCTCGATCAAGTTGCCGCCGAATCTCGCGGACACCCCGCGCACGCGGCAGGACTTCGGGCGCTATCTTGCGGAGATCACCTACATGGACGGCCAGGTGGGCGAGATTCTCAAGGCGCTTGAAGACGCCAAGCTGGACTCGAATACCCTTGTCGTTTTCTCGAGCGAGCAAGGAGCCCAATTCCCCGGGAACAAGTGGACGAACTACGACACCGGCCTGCACACCTCGATCGTCGCCCGCTGGCCCGGCGTGGTGCCTGCCGGCCGCCGCACGCCCGCGCTGGTCCAGTATGCGGATGTGCTTCCGACCTTCATCGAGCTCGCCGGTGGCAAGCCCGACGCCGCGGTCTTCGATGGCAGCAGCTTTGCTTCGGTTTTGCGTGGAGCCAGCGACAAGCACCGCGAGTTCACCTACGGGATGCACAACAATTATCCGGAAGGCCCTCCTTATCCCATCCGCTCGATCAGCGATGGCGAGTGGCGCTACATCCGGAACCTCACGCCGGAGCGCACCTATATCGAGAAGCATCTGATGGGCCGCACCGAGCACAATCCCTACTGGGGAAGCTGGGTCTTCACCGCCACCGAGAACCCGCGCCACCTCCATCTCGTGGAGCGCTTTCTCCACCGCCCTTCGGAAGAGCTCTATCACACCTCTGAAGATCGCTTCGAAATGAAGAACCTCGCCGCTGATCCCGCTCATGCGGAAATCAAGGCGCGCCTCGCGAAGGAGCTCGACCGCCACCTCGCCGATCAACTCGACCCGGGCGTGCCTCTGGATACCCCGGCAGCCAGTGAGGCGGCGAACAAGCTGAGCCCGCTGTATCCGGGCAAGCCTTGA
- a CDS encoding family 43 glycosylhydrolase, producing the protein MTRFVTTPVRLATLFLMPLRFLILSTLALAPLIAEEAAPAPPGAKEALPSLREPMPRAEIEAGLARHDRALFIKGGWIRDPYIVLGPDDFYYLTGTTPNPGDPREQSDPYNIGLGPDSIVGGTVQVWRSKDLIDWESLGTPFTLKDSFRPKPGHLVWAPELHWMGDRWALVHCPAEKASFALSEGPDLKGPWTHPMKGKLGRKHDPSLFKDGDTWYMLWENTSIAPLSKDLSQFTAEPVRIDPAGSRPGPEGKPISRIGHEGATMIKVGDQYVHLGTAWSTDRGRKGSYNLYYCTSNKITGPYGARKFAGRFLGHGTPFQTRDGKWWCTAFFNANVPPLPREGIESRDLKEDAQTINPRGTTIVPLEVTMKDGEVIIRAKDPAYATPGPDEVQKFQ; encoded by the coding sequence ATGACGCGTTTCGTCACCACACCCGTGCGTCTCGCGACACTCTTCCTCATGCCGCTTCGTTTCCTGATCCTTTCCACTCTTGCGCTTGCCCCGCTTATTGCGGAGGAGGCCGCCCCTGCCCCGCCCGGCGCGAAAGAAGCGCTCCCCAGCCTCCGCGAGCCGATGCCTCGTGCGGAGATCGAAGCGGGGTTAGCCCGTCATGACCGCGCACTCTTCATCAAGGGCGGATGGATCCGGGATCCCTACATTGTCCTCGGGCCCGATGACTTCTATTACCTCACCGGCACGACTCCGAATCCGGGTGATCCGCGCGAGCAATCGGACCCTTACAACATCGGCCTCGGACCGGATTCCATCGTCGGTGGGACGGTGCAAGTGTGGCGAAGCAAGGACCTCATCGACTGGGAATCGCTCGGGACGCCCTTCACACTCAAGGACAGCTTTCGCCCGAAGCCCGGACATCTGGTCTGGGCCCCGGAGCTCCACTGGATGGGCGACCGCTGGGCGCTGGTTCATTGTCCCGCGGAGAAGGCGAGCTTTGCCCTGAGTGAGGGCCCCGATCTCAAGGGACCATGGACCCATCCGATGAAGGGGAAGCTTGGCCGCAAGCATGATCCCTCGCTCTTCAAGGATGGCGATACCTGGTACATGCTCTGGGAAAACACCTCGATCGCCCCGCTGAGCAAGGACCTCAGCCAATTCACCGCCGAGCCCGTGCGCATCGATCCCGCGGGTAGCCGCCCCGGGCCGGAGGGCAAGCCGATCAGCCGCATCGGACATGAGGGAGCCACGATGATCAAGGTGGGCGACCAATACGTGCACCTCGGCACCGCGTGGTCGACAGACCGGGGAAGAAAGGGCTCCTATAACCTCTACTACTGCACCTCTAACAAGATCACCGGCCCCTATGGCGCGCGGAAGTTCGCCGGCCGTTTCCTGGGCCATGGCACGCCTTTCCAGACCCGCGATGGCAAATGGTGGTGCACCGCTTTCTTCAACGCGAATGTCCCGCCGCTGCCACGTGAAGGCATCGAGAGCCGCGATCTCAAGGAGGACGCTCAAACCATCAATCCGCGCGGCACGACGATCGTCCCGCTGGAAGTCACGATGAAGGATGGCGAAGTAATCATCCGCGCCAAAGATCCCGCCTACGCCACGCCGGGCCCCGACGAAGTCCAGAAGTTCCAATGA